The uncultured Pseudodesulfovibrio sp. genome includes a region encoding these proteins:
- a CDS encoding 2-phosphosulfolactate phosphatase, producing the protein MIVNVVECLSGAQRAKGLVIIVDVFRSTTLGCFLVAGGVAEYIVTDSFDRAKAMAAERGGKVIGELVDVPTSDFDYLNSPALIEKADISGETLIHVTNAGTRGLMVCENADEVIMGSFVNAKAVVDYVLAKQPEVVTLVAMGTGGTMRAQEDMMCAMYIKNEIEEYPNSFKTLKKFLRDVDTAAKFFDDSRDDCPEEDFELCMDLDRFDFILKGEPVEGGVRLEKVEIPERETA; encoded by the coding sequence ATGATCGTAAATGTGGTGGAGTGTTTGTCCGGCGCGCAGCGCGCCAAGGGTCTGGTCATTATCGTGGACGTATTCCGGTCCACCACCCTGGGCTGCTTTCTGGTGGCCGGAGGCGTGGCCGAGTATATCGTCACCGACAGCTTTGACCGGGCAAAGGCCATGGCTGCCGAGCGCGGCGGCAAGGTCATCGGCGAGTTGGTGGACGTTCCGACCAGCGATTTCGATTATCTCAACTCTCCGGCTCTGATCGAGAAGGCGGACATCAGCGGCGAAACCCTGATCCACGTGACCAACGCGGGGACGCGCGGTCTGATGGTCTGCGAGAACGCGGACGAGGTCATCATGGGTTCCTTCGTCAACGCCAAGGCGGTTGTCGACTACGTTCTGGCCAAACAGCCCGAAGTGGTCACCCTGGTGGCCATGGGCACCGGCGGGACCATGCGCGCCCAGGAAGATATGATGTGCGCCATGTACATCAAAAATGAGATTGAGGAATACCCCAACAGCTTCAAGACGTTAAAGAAATTCCTTCGTGATGTGGATACCGCGGCCAAGTTTTTCGATGACTCCCGCGACGACTGCCCGGAAGAGGATTTCGAGCTGTGCATGGACCTCGATCGCTTCGACTTCATCCTGAAAGGGGAACCTGTCGAGGGCGGCGTGAGACTTGAAAAGGTGGAAATTCCCGAGAGGGAGACCGCCTAG
- a CDS encoding diguanylate cyclase translates to MTDLMQKILIVDDSRTNLALLDHMLRDVECTVVQADSGLEAVDMARNDDFALILLDIQMPGMNGYEAAAKIKEHERSKSVPIIFITAIFQDEENVRQGYETGAVDYLFRPVDVDVLISKVKAFLQMHRQKVLLELEVEQRSRTELALREAEEKYRSIFERAIEGIFQCTPEGEFLEANPAMVRMLGYDRMEDVLGKPAFRDKFMPEESERLMYKELMEVNGAVTGFEFRLQRRDGQVVWCSESSRKVHQDAGEVFIEGVLEDITERKNVEFELKRLATLDSLTGIANRHRFFDRLEHALALAKRYGTMVAVLFVDLDNFKHINDTHGHQTGDELLRQVAQRLQQRTRESDTLARLGGDEFGILLPGITDQEGALSFTRNLIEVVRQPYEVGGRELVIGATVGISFYPEDGKDTVTLISRADAAMYGAKKKGSADYGTFAEYDSPG, encoded by the coding sequence ATGACCGACCTGATGCAGAAGATCCTTATAGTCGACGATTCCCGGACCAATCTGGCCCTGCTGGATCATATGCTCCGCGATGTGGAGTGCACTGTGGTTCAGGCGGACAGTGGACTCGAGGCCGTGGACATGGCCCGGAACGACGACTTCGCGCTGATCCTGCTGGATATCCAGATGCCCGGCATGAACGGGTATGAGGCCGCGGCCAAGATCAAGGAGCACGAACGCAGCAAGAGCGTCCCCATCATCTTCATCACTGCCATTTTTCAGGATGAGGAGAACGTGCGCCAGGGCTATGAAACCGGGGCCGTGGATTATCTTTTCCGGCCTGTGGACGTGGATGTTCTCATCAGCAAGGTCAAGGCATTCCTGCAGATGCACCGCCAGAAGGTTCTGCTTGAACTGGAGGTGGAGCAGCGCAGCCGCACGGAGCTCGCCCTGCGCGAGGCCGAGGAGAAATACCGGTCCATCTTCGAAAGGGCCATTGAAGGCATTTTTCAGTGCACTCCCGAAGGGGAGTTTCTGGAAGCGAACCCGGCCATGGTGCGAATGCTGGGCTACGACCGCATGGAGGATGTGCTCGGCAAACCGGCTTTTCGGGATAAGTTCATGCCCGAGGAGAGCGAACGGCTTATGTACAAGGAACTCATGGAGGTCAACGGAGCCGTGACCGGCTTCGAGTTCCGGCTCCAGCGCCGGGACGGGCAGGTCGTCTGGTGTTCGGAATCCTCCCGGAAGGTGCACCAGGATGCCGGGGAAGTCTTCATTGAAGGGGTTCTCGAGGACATCACCGAGCGCAAGAACGTCGAATTCGAGCTCAAACGGCTGGCCACGCTGGACAGCCTGACCGGTATCGCAAACCGACACCGTTTCTTCGACCGCCTGGAGCATGCCCTGGCCCTGGCCAAGCGCTATGGGACCATGGTGGCCGTCCTCTTTGTCGATCTCGACAATTTCAAACATATCAATGACACCCATGGTCACCAGACCGGCGACGAGCTTTTGCGCCAGGTGGCCCAGCGGCTACAGCAGCGCACCCGTGAATCCGACACCCTGGCCCGATTGGGCGGGGACGAGTTCGGCATCCTTCTGCCCGGTATCACCGATCAGGAGGGGGCGCTGAGCTTCACCCGCAACCTGATTGAAGTGGTCCGTCAGCCCTACGAGGTGGGGGGCCGGGAATTGGTTATCGGGGCGACGGTTGGGATCAGCTTTTACCCGGAAGACGGTAAGGACACCGTGACGCTGATCAGCCGGGCGGACGCCGCCATGTACGGGGCCAAGAAAAAGGGCAGCGCCGATTACGGCACGTTCGCGGAATATGATTCACCGGGTTAG
- a CDS encoding NADH-quinone oxidoreductase subunit A, with protein sequence MIFNWLHFAIVLFLIAGLLFAVGPLILAGLLAPKARGGDIGMPYECGMVPYGSSWARWGVSYYVYALIFLAFDVDVLYLFPVSTAYADAEGWVPFVKVFIFLFFLILSVIYFWAKGVFTWPRRIQ encoded by the coding sequence ATGATTTTCAATTGGCTGCATTTTGCTATCGTCTTGTTTCTGATCGCGGGCCTGCTCTTTGCCGTCGGCCCGCTGATCCTTGCAGGACTGCTCGCCCCCAAAGCGAGGGGAGGGGATATCGGCATGCCGTATGAGTGCGGCATGGTCCCCTACGGCAGTTCGTGGGCCCGGTGGGGCGTATCTTACTATGTCTACGCCCTGATCTTCCTGGCCTTCGACGTTGATGTCCTTTACCTGTTCCCGGTTTCCACGGCGTATGCAGACGCCGAGGGTTGGGTTCCTTTCGTGAAGGTCTTCATCTTCCTGTTCTTCCTTATTCTCTCCGTCATCTATTTTTGGGCGAAAGGGGTATTCACATGGCCGCGCAGGATTCAGTAG